A single window of Labrus mixtus chromosome 23, fLabMix1.1, whole genome shotgun sequence DNA harbors:
- the LOC132958643 gene encoding ependymin-like isoform X1, whose amino-acid sequence MKIFVALACLLAGCLAQKPHPCESPPLLSGALTVSTQNEKLWIYAKYLYDALGQRMRLFEFGTLDNQTFTYDFLLLYKEHVMYEIHYHNRTCKKIPLKVDFEPLGIPNDASLLGQAIVGSSSGPGQGLLVNTWTGDLPNKEGKYMSTVTEFGCIPVSVAFQTKQYGWMVFSYFNNVIGISDPGQLNPPSFCPSADASTDEEPIGFFSLFHRKN is encoded by the exons atgaaaatcttTGTGGCATTAGCGTGCTTACTGGCAGGCTGCCTGGCCCAGAAGCCTCACCCGTGCG AAAGTCCTCCTCTGCTCAGCGGGGCGCTCACTGTG TCCACGCAGAATGAAAAGCTGTGGATCTATGCCAAATACCTGTACGACGCACTGGGACAGCGGATGAGGCTCTTTGAGTTTGGCACCCTGGATAATCAGACTTTCACCTACGATTTTCTTCTGCTCTATAAAGAG CATGTCATGTATGAGATCCACTACCACAATCGTACCTGCAAGAAAATCCCTCTGAAGGTGGACTTTGAGCCTCTGGGCATCCCAAACGACGCCTCTCTGCTGGGCCAGGCAATCGTCGGCAGCTCATCTGGACCTGGACAAGGACTCCTGGTCAACACCTGGACAGGAGATCTGCCCAACAAAGAAG GAAAGTACATGAGCACGGTGACTGAATTTGGATGCATTCCTGTTTCTGTTgcatttcaaacaaaacaatatggATGGATGGTCTTCAG ctaCTTCAACAACGTCATCGGGATTTCTGACCCCGGTCAGCTCAACCCTCCATCCTTCTGCCCGAGTGCAGACGCTTCAACAGACGAGGAGCCCATTGGCTTCTTTAGTTTGTTCCATCGGAAGAATTGA
- the LOC132958643 gene encoding ependymin-2-like isoform X2, with product MKIFVALACLLAGCLAQKPHPCESPPLLSGALTVSTQNEKLWIYAKYLYDALGQRMRLFEFGTLDNQTFTYDFLLLYKEHVMYEIHYHNRTCKKIPLKVDFEPLGIPNDASLLGQAIVGSSSGPGQGLLVNTWTGDLPNKEGKYMSTVTEFGCIPVSVAFQTKQYGWMVFSYFNSRLDVAF from the exons atgaaaatcttTGTGGCATTAGCGTGCTTACTGGCAGGCTGCCTGGCCCAGAAGCCTCACCCGTGCG AAAGTCCTCCTCTGCTCAGCGGGGCGCTCACTGTG TCCACGCAGAATGAAAAGCTGTGGATCTATGCCAAATACCTGTACGACGCACTGGGACAGCGGATGAGGCTCTTTGAGTTTGGCACCCTGGATAATCAGACTTTCACCTACGATTTTCTTCTGCTCTATAAAGAG CATGTCATGTATGAGATCCACTACCACAATCGTACCTGCAAGAAAATCCCTCTGAAGGTGGACTTTGAGCCTCTGGGCATCCCAAACGACGCCTCTCTGCTGGGCCAGGCAATCGTCGGCAGCTCATCTGGACCTGGACAAGGACTCCTGGTCAACACCTGGACAGGAGATCTGCCCAACAAAGAAG GAAAGTACATGAGCACGGTGACTGAATTTGGATGCATTCCTGTTTCTGTTgcatttcaaacaaaacaatatggATGGATGGTCTTCAG CTACTTCAACAGCAGGCTGGATGTTGCCTTTTAG